From a single Populus trichocarpa isolate Nisqually-1 chromosome 17, P.trichocarpa_v4.1, whole genome shotgun sequence genomic region:
- the LOC18110259 gene encoding glutamine synthetase cytosolic isozyme 2-like, translating into MNISGMNGEVMSGEWKFQADLHSVSLLEMNYGLQLGTFWRGLLRLLELCFHSILKPIQEIGLLFCQEDWKGAGAHKNYCAMSMRNEGGYEVIKKAIEKLGLRHKEHIAVYGERD; encoded by the exons ATGAACATTAGTGGTATGAACGGAGAAGTGATGTCGGGCGAG TGGAAATTTCAAGCTGACCTTCACTCGGTATCTCTGTTGGAGATGAATTATGGGCTGCAGCTCGGTACATTCTGGAG AGGATTACTGAGGTTGCTGGAGTTGTGCTTCCATTCGATCCTAAAGCCAATTCAg GAAATTGGACTTCTGTTTTGTCAAGAAGATTGGAAAGGAGCGGGGGCACACAAAAATTACTG TGCTATGTCTATGAGAAATGAAGGAGGCTATGAAGtcatcaagaaagcaattgaaAAGCTTGGTCTGAGGCATAAAGAACATATTGCAGTCTATGGAGAAAGGGATTGA
- the LOC112325078 gene encoding NADH dehydrogenase [ubiquinone] iron-sulfur protein 1, mitochondrial, with the protein MGLGLLASRLIRPQTAARTLLLRSIVTKPELQSPEPATAPQPDPTPGLPQRTPLGGARVHFPNPEDAIEVFVDGYPVKIPKGMTVLQACEVAGVDIPRFCYHSRLSIAGNCRMCLVEVEKSPKPVASCAMPALPGMKIKTDTPVAKKAREGVMEFLLMNHPLDCPICDQGGECDLQDQSMAFGSDRGRFTEVKRSVVDKNLGPLVKTVMTRCIQCTRCVRFATEVAGVQDLGMLGRGSGEEIGTYVEKLMTSELSGNVIDICPVGALTSKPFAFKARNWELKGTETIDVSDAVGSNIRIDSRGPEVLRITPRLNEDINEEWISDKTRFCYDGLKRQRLNDPMIRGTDGRFKVVSWHDALAVVAEIAHQVKPEEIVGIAGKLSDAESMMALKDFLNKMGSNNVWCEGNGPSPNADLRSGYIMNCGISGLENADVFLLVGTQPRVEAAMVNARIRKTVRGSNAKVAYVGPPTEFNYDCEHLGTGPETLTEIAEGRHPFCSTLSNAKNPAIVVGAGLFERSDKDAIFSAVETIVKNGNVVRPDWNGFNVLLLNAAQAAALDLGLVPESIQSIESAKFVYLMGADDVDLEKLPSDAFVVYQGHHGDRGVYRANVILPASAFSEKEGTYENTEGCAQQTLPAVPTVGDSRDDWKIIRALSEVAGVQLPYDTIGAVRSRIRTVAPNLLSMDEREPATFWASLKPEVNQKMNSTPFQAAIENFYMTDSITRASKIMAQCSSLLLKK; encoded by the exons atggGGTTAGGCTTATTAGCTTCAAGGCTCATAAGACCTCAAACTGCTGCCCGAACCCTTCTTCTACGCTCCATCGTGACCAAACCGGAGCTTCAATCACCCGAACCCGCAACCGCCCCACAACCCGACCCAACACCTGGTCTTCCGCAGCGAACACCATTGGGTGGTGCCCGAGTTCACTTTCCGAACCCGGAAGATGCAAtcgaagtgtttgttgatgggTACCCAGTGAAAATCCCGAAAGGGATGACTGTGTTACAAGCTTGTGAAGTTGCTGGTGTTGATATTCCGAGGTTTTGTTATCATAGTCGGTTGTCGATTGCTGGGAACTGTCGTATGTGTCTTGTGGAAGTGGAGAAGAGTCCTAAGCCTGTTGCTTCTTGCGCTATGCCTGCTCTTCCTG GAATGAAGATTAAGACAGACACACCTGTGGCAAAGAAAGCACGAGAAGGGGTTATGGAATTTTTGCTGATGAATCACCCATTGGATTGTCCAATTTGTGATCAAGGTGGAGAGTGTGATCTTCAGGATCAGTCTATGGCATTTGGATCTGATCGTGGCAGGTTCACTGAAGTGAAGCGATCAGTTGTCGATAAGAATCTTGGCCCTTTGGTGAAGACTGTGATGACTCGTTGCATTCAGTGTACAAG GTGTGTGAGGTTTGCAACAGAAGTTGCTGGGGTTCAGGATCTTGGCATGTTAGGTCGTGGCAGTGGAGAAGAAATTGGAACTTATGTTGAAAAACTTATGACAAGTGAACTATCTGGAAATGTGATAGATATCTGTCCTGTGGGAGCCCTTACCTCAAAACCTTTTGCATTTAAAGCTCGAAATTGGGAGTTGAAAGGTACAGAGACCATTGATGTCTCTGATGCAGTTGGATCCAACATCCGGATTGATAGCAGAGGTCCAGAGGTCCTGCGCATCACTCCACGGTTAAATGAG GATATAAATGAAGAATGGATATCAGACAAGACTCGGTTTTGCTATGATGGTCTAAAGAGGCAGAGGCTAAATGATCCTATGATTCGTGGCACAGATGGGCGCTTCAAGGTCGTGAGCTGGCATGATGCCTTAGCTGTGGTTGCTGAGATTGCCCATCAAGTTAAACCAGAGGAAATAGTGGGGATTGCTGGTAAACTATCTGATGCTGAATCCATGATGGCGCTGAAAGATTTCTTAAACAAAATGGGGTCAAATAATGTGTGGTGTGAAGGAAATGGACCTAGCCCAAATGCTGATCTTCGATCTGGATATATTATGAACTGTGGCATTAGTGGTCTTGAGAATGCAGATGTTTTCCTCTTGGTTGGCACCCAG CCAAGGGTAGAAGCTGCCATGGTTAATGCCAGAATCCGCAAGACAGTTCGAGGAAGCAATGCTAAGGTTGCTTATGTTGGCCCTCCGACAGAATTCAACTATGATTGTGAGCATCTAGGCACTGGTCCTGAAACTCTTACTGAAATTGCAGAGGGTCGCCACCCATTTTGCTCAACACTTTCAAATGCCAAAAACCCTGCCATCGTTGTTGGTGCTGGACTCTTTGAGAGATCAGACAAGGATGCAATTTTCTCTGCTGTTGAAACCATTGTGAAAAATGGAAATGTTGTAAGACCTGATTGGAATGGTTTCAATGTGTTGCTTCTCAATGCTGCCCAAGCTGCAGCACTTGACCTTGGACTTGTGCCAGAATCTATCCAAAGTATTGAGAGCGCCAAATTTGTGTATCTGATGGGTGCTGATGACGTGGATTTGGAAAAGCTTCCAAGTGATGCCTTTGTTGTTTATCAGGGGCACCATGGGGACCGAGGCGTGTACCGTGCCAATGTAATTCTCCCAGCATCAGCATTCAGTGAGAAAGAAGGGACATATGAAAACACAGAAGGGTGTGCGCAGCAGACTTTGCCTGCAGTTCCAACAGTTGGTGATTCCAGGGATGATTGGAAGATAATTCGTGCTCTTTCCGAGGTAGCAGGGGTGCAGTTGCCCTATGATACAATTGGGGCTGTCCGATCTCGGATTAGGACTGTTGCACCGAACCTCTTGAGCATGGACGAGAGAGAGCCAGCGACCTTTTGGGCTTCATTGAAGCCCGAGGTTAATCAGAAGATGAATTCAACTCCTTTCCAGGCTGCTATAGAGAATTTCTATATGACTGATTCTATTACCAGGGCATCAAAGATAATGGCTCAATGCAGTTCACTGCTGCTAAAGAAGTga
- the LOC18110258 gene encoding putative disease resistance protein RGA1: MADAILSALASTIMGNLNSPILQELGLAGGLTTELENLKRTFRTIQAVLQDAEEKQWKSEPIKVWLSDLKDAAYVVDDVLDDFAIEAKWLLQRRDLQNRVRSFFSSKHNPLVFRQRMAHKLKNVREKLDAIAKERQNFHLTEGAVEMEADSFFQRQTWSLVNESEIYGRGKEKEELINVLLPTSGDLPIHAIRGMGGMGKTTLVQLVFNEESVKQQFSLRIWVCVSTDFDLRRLTRAIIESIDGASCDLQELDPLQRCLQQKLTGKKFLLVLDDVWEDYTDWWSQLKEVLRCGSKGSAVIVTTRIEIVALRMATAFVKHMGRLSEEDSWHLFQRLAFGMRRKEERAHLEAIGVSIVKKCGGVPLAIKALGNLMRLKDNEDQWIAVKESEIWDLREEASKILPALRLSYTNLSPHLKQCFTYCAIFPKDHVMRREELVALWMANGFISCRREMDLHVMGIEIFNELVGRSFLQEVEDDGFGNITCKMHDLMHDLAQSIAVQECYMSTEGDGKLEIPKTVRHVAFYNKSGASSSEVLKVLSLRSLLLRNDALRNEWGKFLSRKHRALRLINVRVENFPKSICDLKHLRYLDVSGSEFKTLPESITSLQNLQTLDLRYCRELIQLPKGMKHMKSLVYLDITYCCSLQFMPAGMGQLICLRKLTLFIVGGENGRGISELEWLNNLAGELSIADLVNVKNLEDAKSANLKLKTALLSLTLSWHGNGSYLFNPWSFVPPQQRKSVIQVNNEEVLAGLQPHSNLKKLKIFGYGGSRFPNWMMNLNMTLPNLVEMELSAFPNCEQLPPLGQLQLLKSLKVWGMDGVKSIDSNVYGDGQNPSPVVHSTFPRLQELKIFSCPLLNEIPIIPSLKKLDIWGGNASSLISVRNLSSITSLIIEQIPKVRELPDGILQNHTLLESLVIGGMRDLESLSNRVLDNLSALKSLTIGGCDELESLPEEGLRNLNSLEVLEIIKCGRLNCLPMNGLCGLSSLRKLSVVGCDKFTSLSEGVQHLTVLEDLELVNCPELNSLPESIQHLTSLRSLFIEGCPNLKKRCEKDLGEDWPKIAHIPKINIQ; encoded by the coding sequence ATGGCTGATGCAATTCTTTCTGCTCTCGCGAGTACAATCATGGGGAACTTGAATTCCCCAATTCTTCAAGAGCTTGGACTTGCTGGGGGCCTAACGACCGAGCTTGAAAATCTCAAGCGCACGTTCAGAACCATTCAAGCTGTGCTGCAAGATGCAGAGGAGAAGCAGTGGAAGAGTGAGCCTATCAAGGTGTGGCTCAGCGACCTCAAGGATGCAGCttatgttgttgatgatgtACTGGATGACTTTGCAATTGAAGCTAAGTGGCTTCTGCAGCGAAGAGATCTCCAAAATCGAGTAAGATCCTTCTTTTCTAGCAAACATAATCCACTTGTTTTTCGACAAAGGATGGCTCATAAATTGAAGaatgttagagaaaaactaGATGCCATTGCCAAGGAGAGACAAAATTTCCACCTAACAGAGGGGGCTGTGGAGATGGAAGCAGATAGTTTTTTTCAGCGTCAGACTTGGTCTTTGGTGAATGAATCAGAAATTTATGGGAGAGGCAAGGAGAAAGAGGAACTAATCAACGTGCTGCTCCCTACTTCAGGTGATCTCCCTATTCATGCTATAAGGGGGATGGGGGGGATGGGTAAAACAACACTTGTTCAACTGGTCTTCAATGAAGAAAGTGTCAAACAGCAATTCAGTTTGAGGATCTGGGTGTGTGTATCTACTGATTTCGATCTCAGAAGATTAACAAGAGCCATCATAGAGTCCATTGATGGTGCCTCTTGTGATCTTCAAGAATTGGATCCCTTGCAACGATGCCTCCAACAGAAGTTAACTGGAAAGAAGTTTTTGCTTGTATTGGATGATGTGTGGGAAGATTATACTGATTGGTGGAGTCAATTGAAGGAGGTATTAAGGTGTGGATCTAAAGGTAGTGCTGTCATAGTAACTACGCGTATTGAGATTGTTGCTCTTAGAATGGCAACAGCTTTTGTCAAGCACATGGGGAGATTGTCTGAAGAAGATTCCTGGCATTTGTTTCAACGGCTTGCATTCGGGATGAGAAGGAAAGAGGAGCGGGCACACCTGGAAGCCATTGGAGTATCAATAGTGAAGAAGTGTGGTGGTGTTCCTTTAGCTATAAAGGCACTCGGGAACCTAATGCGGCTAAAAGATAATGAAGATCAGTGGATAGCTGTCAAAGAAAGTGAGATTTGGGATCTAAGAGAAGAAGCAAGCAAGATTTTACCTGCTTTGAGGTTGAGTTACACTAATCTATCACCACATTTGAAGCAATGCTTTACGTATTGCGCTATATTTCCAAAAGATCACGTGATGAGGAGGGAGGAGTTGGTTGCTTTGTGGATGGCAAATGGTTTTATTTCTTGCAGAAGAGAAATGGATTTGCACGTTATGGGCATTGAGATATTCAATGAACTAGTGGGAAGGTCATTTCTGCAAGAGGTCGAGGATGATGGATTTGGCAACATAACATGTAAAATGCATGATCTTATGCATGATCTTGCACAATCCATTGCAGTACAAGAATGCTATATGAGTACAGAAGGCGATGGGAAGTTGGAAATTCCTAAAACTGTCCGTCATGTAGCTTTTTATAACAAATCAGGAGCTTCGTCTTCTGAAGTTCTCAAGGTCCTATCACTTCGTTCACTTCTTTTGAGGAATGATGCTCTTCGAAATGAATGGGGAAAGTTTCTTAGTCGAAAACATCGAGCCTTGAGATTAATAAATGTCCGGGTGGAGAATTTTCCGAAGTCAATTTGTGATTTGAAACATCTAAGGTATCTAGATGTATCAGGCTCCGAGTTCAAAACACTGCCTGAAAGTATAACCTCACTCCAAAACCTCCAGACACTAGATTTGAGATATTGCAGAGAACTCATCCAATTACCAAAAGGTATGAAGCACATGAAAAGTCTTGTCTATCTTGACATCACATATTGCTGTTCACTTCAATTTATGCCTGCTGGAATGGGGCAATTGATATGCCTACGAAAACTTACCCTGTTCATTGTGGGTGGGGAGAATGGTCGTGGCATAAGTGAGCTGGAATGGCTGAATAATCTTGCTGGTGAATTGAGTATCGCAGATCTTGTGAATGTTAAGAATTTAGAAGATGCCAAAAGTGCCAATTTGAAGTTGAAGACGGCTCTTTTATCACTGACTTTATCTTGGCATGGGAATGGATCTTACCTTTTTAACCCTTGGTCATTTGTGCCACCGCAACAAAGAAAGAGTGTTATTCAGGTAAATAACGAGGAGGTCCTTGCAGGGCTTCAACCTCATTCAAATCTGAAGAAGTTGAAGATATTTGGATATGGAGGTTCAAGATTTCCTAATTGGATGATGAACTTGAACATGACGCTACCAAATCTGGTAGAGATGGAGCTATCAGCATTTCCCAACTGTGAACAACTTCCACCATTGGGGCAACTACAGTTGCTCAAGAGTCTTAAAGTATGGGGAATGGATGGTGTGAAGAGTATTGACAGCAATGTGTATGGAGATGGGCAGAATCCATCCCCAGTTGTTCACAGTACTTTTCCTCGCCTTCAAGAATTGAAGATATTTTCTTGCCCTCTGTTGAACGAAATACCAATTATACCCTCCCTTAAAAAATTAGACATCTGGGGAGGTAATGCTTCGTCGCTGATATCAGTTAGGAATCTCTCTTCGATCACCTCCCTTATTATAGAACAGATTCCAAAAGTGAGGGAGCTTCCCGATGGGATTTTGCAAAATCATACCCTCCTTGAAAGCTTAGTAATTGGTGGGATGCGAGATCTGGAGTCTTTGTCAAATAGGGTATTAGATAACCTTTCTGCTCTTAAAAGCTTGACTATTGGGGGTTGTGATGAACTTGAAAGCTTGCCAGAGGAAGGTCTTCGTAACCTCAATTCCTTGGAGGTTTTAGAGATAATTAAGTGTGGAAGATTAAATTGTCTGCCAATGAATGGGCTGTGTGGCTTATCTTCTCTTCGCAAGTTATCTGTTGTAGGTTGTGATAAATTCACATCTCTATCAGAGGGAGTGCAGCATCTGACGGTACTTGAGGATTTGGAGCTTGTTAATTGTCCAGAGCTGAATTCATTGCCAGAGAGTATCCAACATCTCACTTCTCTCCGATCTCTATTCATTGAGGGTTGTccaaatttgaagaaaaggtGTGAGAAAGATTTAGGAGAGGACTGGCCTAAGATAGCTCACATTCCTAAGATTAACattcaatga